A segment of the Cohnella algarum genome:
AGTTCACTCACAGAATCTTCTGATGCCTTTTCGTTTGCAACAGAATGAGGTTGTATTCTTGCTCTGTGTACAGAAGTCCATCCGGGATCACGTGGTACGGCTAAAACGGACATAACTAAATTGTGCAAACTCTGGAAGTCGGAGACACTCTTTGTGAGTTGCTCGCCCAGTTCTAATTGAGCACGTGTATATGGAGGTATCACTTTGCGATTGCTTCCTCTTGTGATCCAATCGCCAATGTCATCTCCAAGTAGAAAAACGACACCAAAATCATCATTTCCTCTTGAAATCCTACCCATTGCTTGAATTAACCTAGAAGCAACTGTTCCTTGAAGAAATTTGTTTTCCCCCAAATTGTTCCATAAGAACTTTTCCATATTACCAGTACCAGAAGGGAGACCATCAATAACGAGAAATCTACATGTGTCTCCAGGGAAATCCATTCCTTCAAATCTAGCAGGGGCAACTAATATACCTGTTTGTGCCTTTTTGAATTCTTCTACTTTCTGTGCAAAATCATCTGATGAAAAAGTCATTTCATGCTCACGCCAACGTTTAGCCCTAGGCTCACTTTTGGGTATAATAAGTATCTTGGAGTATTTCGAAATAGCAATAATCCTGAATTTCGAAAGCCCGTAAGTCCAAGATAACGTGGTGATGCAAAAGGAGTACGGGGTGTAAAAATGTGGGTATTTTCCATTCCTGTAGGATTCTTTCGCGATTTACGGATGGTTCTTCCCCCTCCCCAGTGAAGGGGCAAGTTCATTTTCCATGTAACTTTATGGATATTGATCATTCCAGCAAGGCCACTTTGGTCTCGATTCGCTTCCAGGCGTAGCGACCAGCGAAATCTTTCATCAGCTTCAATACGACGGAGCGGCCGTGCCGAATGAGCGTCGCTGCGCAATGAAAGAACTCCAAGCGAAAACGGGCGATCGTATAGCCTTGGTGAATGGGCTCGCAACAGTCGCGTTTAAATCGCTCAAATAAGTTGTAAGCGAGCAGCTTAATGAGCAAGTCCAACTCATTGGCATTGAAATCGCTCGTGGCGATACGGTCGATTGAGAAGCCGTTTTTGGCTTCCTTGATGTAGTTCTCCATGCAGCAGCGTTGGTTGTAAAACCGCCATAGATCAATCGCTTCCCATTCCAGGTTGGTCACGATGGCTTCGTATTGCCAATCGGAATCAAACACGATTCGGCCTTGGCCGTCTTCGAATACTTGCGCTTTGCGAATAACCGCTACACGACGCGCCTTGCTCCAAGATGTCGCTTTGTAGATCAAGCTGATTCCTTCGATGATCCAATCCTCGTCCACAAAGCGTGTCCAATAACGGCAAGCCTGGACTTCACTGGCGAGCCGCTGAGTCCATTTGAGCTTGCCGACGTAACCGATTCCTTGGCCTTCCCAGAGGCTATAGAATTCTTCGCCGCCGAAGCCTTTGTCGAATCGACCATACTTCACCTTGCGCTCGCCGAGAAGCTTGAAGGTTTGCTGCAGAAAGGCGGCGGCGTCAGTGGAAGAGTGGGTGTTGCCCGGCCGTAGGACCGCGTTCAGATTCAAGCGAGTTTGTCCTTCAAAGGCCAGTAACGGATGGTAGCTTTTACGTCCGGGCTTATGTGGATTCGTACCCTTGGCCGCGCCGGTCTGATCGCCGTACACTGTCTCCACCGTGGAATCCAGATCGAGAATAAGGTCAGACGGTAAACATGGTCGGATGATCTCTTGATTGAGCAGCCTCAGCTCGGTTGCCAGCTGCGGACAGGTTCGGCCCAGTCTCCCCAGTTCCTTATACAACAGGCTATGATGTGGACAACGTCCGCCAAGGAAACGGAGTAGCAGCGCGTCAGACTTCAACCGACGAAAATGGAAAATTCGCTCGCAGCCGAGCATCCAGCCGACGATGAAGTAGAGCAGAATTCGATGAACAGGGAAAATCGCATTGTGCGCTTTTCCGCCAGAGAGGTTGCGCATTGCTTCGGTCAGCTTGATTTTTTCGAGAAAGGCCAGAAAGATTTTGACGCCACCGAAGCTTGTGGCGTTTTGCAGTGAAAATTCGCTCTTGATTTTGCTGATGGCTGTGGTAGACTTCACCTAAAAGGTGCTCCTCTCTTTGGGTGATGTGTTCTCGACAAACACCATTCTACCAAAGATTTGGAGCCCTTTTTATATTTTCAGAGAGTGGAACTTTCGAAATTCAGGATAATATAATGTTCGCCGCCTGACTTTATGGCGGGAAAAAGGCATGAATTCGCCATTCGGTGTGGCGGAGCCAAACCGAATAAACAGCCGACAATAGCCTAATCCCTTCTGTACAATGACGGTGGATTAGGCTATTGTCGATTAAAAAGGAAAATGCTCCCGAACCTTTGGCGAGGATCCCCGGGAGCATTCACTTCATCATGTCAAAAATACTTTATTTCGGCCTTTCTTGCAAGGCTTATTTACGCACATTCGGAAATCAATCTCCTGACGTCCAGCTCTGCTGTGAAAACTGCGGTCGGCTTCTCCATAAACACGGTCGTTATTGGCGAGGAATTGTGACGAAGCATGAGGTCATCCAGATCCCGATCTACCGTCGATATTGTCCTACCTGTAGAATAACAATCTCCCTCCTGCCGGAGTTCCTGATTCCATGGGCCCGGTATGCGACTTGGGTGCGAGAAGCGGCATTAAAGCGCAAGCACAAGGGATTCTCTTGGCGGCAGACGACAGAAAGCACAACAACTCCTGCCGTGCGTTATAGCCGCCGTACGTTGAAACGCTGGTGGGCAAGACATCTGCGCCGCGCAGCGGATGCAGCACTATGGGTTGCTGGGAAACTCGTAGCCCAGGGGGACGACACGGATATGCTCCACCTTTACCCCACCATGATGAACCCAACGCCAATGGATACATTGGATTGGCTGGACAAACTGTTACCCCGATTCATCCCCGCTGGCGCATCCAGACGGGGCTATTGGACGTTTCTAAATGCGAGGTTACCTGTAGCATCACGCTTATAAATCCCTTCAGCATCCACCGCCAAGGAGCAAGGCAAACGAAAATCGCCTCCAAAATTGCTTTAAAAATCGCCTGGACGGCAAGTTGCCCTCCTGATCCCACAAAATATGCGCCCTCCCTGGCTTCTAGCGTCTATGCGATACTCTCATAGACCACAGGGAGAGGAGATTTAGCATGGATGAGCAAGCAAGGCAGCAAGAAGCCAACTTCCGTTATGGCTTAATTGCATCACTGGTTAGCCGCAAATTGGATCCCGGAGAACAGATGGCGTTGATGCGCGAAATTGTAAGCCATGAGTATGAAACGTCGTCGGGACAGCGAAGGAGAATTAGTCTACGAACGCTTGAGCGATATTTAAAAGCGTATCGCGAAGGCGGATGGGAGGCGCTGTTGCCCTCCGTCCGAGCAGACAAACTCACGACCAGGGAAATCCCCGAGGATGTGCTTGCCAAAGCGATTGCCTTAAAGCAGGAGCAACCCGGCCGAAGCGTCAGGCAGATTATTGCGATTCTGGAACTGGCGGCATTCGTGGCCCCCGGCACCCTGAAAGAAAGCACGCTTAGCAAGCAGCTTCGCCGCCGCGGCGTCACGCGCAAAGCGTTACTGAATACGGGGTGGAGCCACTTTCGCCGGTTTGAAGCCACGCACCGAAATAGCATGTGGCAAGGCGATGTGCAGCATACCCTTTACCTTCCGCATCCGGACAAGCCCGGCAAGAAGGTCATGGCCTATCTGGTTATTTTCATTGACGATTACTCTCGCTTCGTTGTGCATGGCCAGTTCTATTTCGAGGAACGTGTGGCCCGGCTGGAGGATTGCCTGAAGAAGGCGATTTTAAAGAACGGAGTGCCGGAAATGATCTATGTCGATAACGGCGCCATCTATTCTTCACACCATTTTGAGCGGATTTGCGGGCGACTGGGGGCAGAGCTTAAGCATACTCGCCCCGGACGTCCTATGGGACGCGGGAAGCAAGAAAAGTTCTTCCGATTTGTCGACCAGAGCTTTGTGCCGGAGGCATACGACCTGATTGAACAAGGGAAGATCCAGACGCTTAACGATTTGAATCGATTCTTCTCGGCGTGGCTTGAGATTGCTTACCACCAGAAAGTCCACAACAGCTTTAAGCAGCGCCCAGTCGACCGATACCAAAAAGACGACCACCCGATTCGCATGTTGCCGCCGCATGAACTCATAGAAGTATTCTTGCTGGAGGAATCCCGCAAAGTGGACAAAACGGGATGCATCTCGCTGCTGGGCACGATATTCGAGGTCCAGACAGAGCTTGCCGGCTCGAAGATTCAGGTGCGATTCGATCCGCACGACCTGTCCGTCATCCAGGTGTGGAAGGACGGCCAGCGCTATGAAGACGCGAAGCCAATGAAGCTCCGCGATCCGAAAAACCGGCCGAAGCAGGATGAACCGAAGGCCGTCATGCAACCGCCGAAGACGGGCCTCAACTATGTGGAATTATTGGTGGAAGAACAGAAACGGCAGACCCGCGAAGCGCAAGGCGCTGCGCTTTCGCGAGCGATGAAAGAGGTGAATCGCTCATGATTCGTGGTTTCTTCGGGTGGGAGCGCGTTCCGTTCACCCGGGAGATTGAAACACGGCATCTGCACCGCTCCAAGCGATTCGAAGAATGTGTAGCACGGATGCAGTATATGGTGATGACTCGCTCGATTGGCTGCGTCACCGGTGAAATTGGCTGCGGCAAGTCGACAGCCGTTCGCTACTTGAAAGACCAACTGGATCCGAACAAGTACCGGTTTATCTATCTGTCGGATGCGAATCTGAAACCAAGGGACTTTTACCGTGAACTCCTCCACCACTTCGGCTTGCCGCCCAAGTTTCTGCGCAGCGAAGCCAAACGGCAATTCCAGCACCTCGTATGGGATTTGTACGAGAACCAGCAGAAGGTCGCCGTTATTGTCGTGGATGAAGCGCACCTGCTTTCAGGAGACATGCTGCAAGAAATACGCTTTTTGACGAATTTTCGTATGGACTCGATTTCGCCGCTTGCCCTGCTGCTCATTGGACAGCCGGAACTACAGGCCACGTTGCAACTGAGAATCTTCAAGCCGATTACACAGCGGATGAACGTGCGTTTTCATTTGGAAGGCTTGTCGCTCGAGGAGTGCCGCGATTACATCTCCCACCAATTGGAGGTTGCCGGAAGTACAGGGCCGGTGTTTACGACAGAAGCGATGGACGCCATATACGCGCATGCTCGGGGATATGCCGAGAGATAAATAACGTCTGCACCGCTGCGCTT
Coding sequences within it:
- a CDS encoding IS1380 family transposase, which encodes MKSTTAISKIKSEFSLQNATSFGGVKIFLAFLEKIKLTEAMRNLSGGKAHNAIFPVHRILLYFIVGWMLGCERIFHFRRLKSDALLLRFLGGRCPHHSLLYKELGRLGRTCPQLATELRLLNQEIIRPCLPSDLILDLDSTVETVYGDQTGAAKGTNPHKPGRKSYHPLLAFEGQTRLNLNAVLRPGNTHSSTDAAAFLQQTFKLLGERKVKYGRFDKGFGGEEFYSLWEGQGIGYVGKLKWTQRLASEVQACRYWTRFVDEDWIIEGISLIYKATSWSKARRVAVIRKAQVFEDGQGRIVFDSDWQYEAIVTNLEWEAIDLWRFYNQRCCMENYIKEAKNGFSIDRIATSDFNANELDLLIKLLAYNLFERFKRDCCEPIHQGYTIARFRLEFFHCAATLIRHGRSVVLKLMKDFAGRYAWKRIETKVALLE
- a CDS encoding DUF6431 domain-containing protein, with product MSKILYFGLSCKAYLRTFGNQSPDVQLCCENCGRLLHKHGRYWRGIVTKHEVIQIPIYRRYCPTCRITISLLPEFLIPWARYATWVREAALKRKHKGFSWRQTTESTTTPAVRYSRRTLKRWWARHLRRAADAALWVAGKLVAQGDDTDMLHLYPTMMNPTPMDTLDWLDKLLPRFIPAGASRRGYWTFLNARLPVASRL
- a CDS encoding DDE-type integrase/transposase/recombinase, which codes for MDEQARQQEANFRYGLIASLVSRKLDPGEQMALMREIVSHEYETSSGQRRRISLRTLERYLKAYREGGWEALLPSVRADKLTTREIPEDVLAKAIALKQEQPGRSVRQIIAILELAAFVAPGTLKESTLSKQLRRRGVTRKALLNTGWSHFRRFEATHRNSMWQGDVQHTLYLPHPDKPGKKVMAYLVIFIDDYSRFVVHGQFYFEERVARLEDCLKKAILKNGVPEMIYVDNGAIYSSHHFERICGRLGAELKHTRPGRPMGRGKQEKFFRFVDQSFVPEAYDLIEQGKIQTLNDLNRFFSAWLEIAYHQKVHNSFKQRPVDRYQKDDHPIRMLPPHELIEVFLLEESRKVDKTGCISLLGTIFEVQTELAGSKIQVRFDPHDLSVIQVWKDGQRYEDAKPMKLRDPKNRPKQDEPKAVMQPPKTGLNYVELLVEEQKRQTREAQGAALSRAMKEVNRS
- a CDS encoding ExeA family protein, whose translation is MIRGFFGWERVPFTREIETRHLHRSKRFEECVARMQYMVMTRSIGCVTGEIGCGKSTAVRYLKDQLDPNKYRFIYLSDANLKPRDFYRELLHHFGLPPKFLRSEAKRQFQHLVWDLYENQQKVAVIVVDEAHLLSGDMLQEIRFLTNFRMDSISPLALLLIGQPELQATLQLRIFKPITQRMNVRFHLEGLSLEECRDYISHQLEVAGSTGPVFTTEAMDAIYAHARGYAER